In Phaseolus vulgaris cultivar G19833 chromosome 7, P. vulgaris v2.0, whole genome shotgun sequence, the genomic stretch GTATTGTATGCTTTCATTCAGAGAAAAATATGCAGAAAATTAATGAACAGCTTACCAAACATCTTCTCTTTCATAATAACAAATAACACACTCCTCACTCTCCTCCATGCATTTTGCTCTGTCTGCATTCTGCACTGATATTGGAACGTAGTGGTTCCACACAGTGGCCCTGTAGCCTGTTATGTGCATTGAAGGGCTCAATGCAAATGCCACAAagtttcttcatttgtttccaATTTATTCCCTATCACACGTAAGCTCTCATCATTCATCTCTCACCACCACCTGCTTTCAAATTCGCTTTCTGCCACTGTACCCTTTTGATTCACACGCCACTTCAGCTTCAGAGAAGAGAGAAACACCTTCAGACATAGCGTGACCAAGTGGTTTTCCTATAGAGAGATTATACTGCATAATACTAACTTTTGAGTCTTaatatttgttaagaaaatcttaacaattttttctttttctctagaTACAAATGATACTTGTAGAAGCAATAAACAAAGGAGAAACATAGAGAAAATTGTAGAAGCAATAAACAAAGGAAAAACATAGagaaaatagatatttttttgtCTAATAAATAGAACTATCTAAAAGTTTCTTACACCATTGGAAAGAAGATATAATTTGGTCCCTTTTACTTTGTGCTTGGGAGAAAAATCAATAGCTCCTTTTGTTTTGGACTGCAAATTCCTTAATTAATCATGGTCTTTCTCTTTACAAATCAAATggaacaaatattattatttgacgAATTACAATACTCTCATAAGTTATGGGCTAAAACAACACAGTCAAAATCAGAGATTGCCTTCAAACTTCATTACAAGGTTTTGTCAGGCATAATAAACTGTTTTTTTATTGGTGcaatttcttttttcaaataGATGAAATGGGactgattataaaaaaaaaatataacctaTGAGATGAAGTTGTGTTAACCAAACAtaattttaccattttttttaactaaaattgtGTTAACGTAACACAACTTTCCTCGTCATAAATTGTGTCACATTAATACTATTcgtaatttttataaaatgggTCTGagtgattttaaaaatctaCACCAATACTTTATAATAAACCCCTTATTTGACATATGTTTCACCAACAAGGAAAGTTGCTTACATAGTTATTCTAATGATAAGACTTCATTAATCTATTTGATCAAATCCTCAAATTTTTGGTTACTTAATTTACTTGGCAAAGTGAAGGCACGTACGAAATGATGCTTACagattcaaaatattttattgattttttttccttcttggAAACTGTGacatttttttgtgtgttttgagAATTATCTAGAGTTAAACATCGACAGTTTCCTTATCTTCACCGCCATTGAGTTACTCAACATCATGGTTGAAGAATGCCTTGCCGTTTGATCAGTTACTAGTAGTGGTTTGAGGTTCATTGTTTTCACCagtgttttaaattttcaatgCAAAGGAACAGTGAGTTAgccatttttataattttgttttgtgcACGAAGTTCCTCAATTCTCACTGGTTTCCGCACAATCTGCATGGTTGCCGAAACTTGTCCATTTTTTTCCCCTGAAAGCAGTGCGATGGTTTCACGGGACAACTTTTGGCTTCAtatgaataaaatgaaaaatttgtCCTAAGCTCACTTTGGTCCGTGACCAAGTACCATGATTGATATTTCATATTCATAAGCTCCATTTGACCCTTAGCTTGCAACTATAGCACTAGCATCTCTTTAATATTATAAGCTCTTATAGACGATATctagttaaaaataaaacaatttttcttttctatatattatatgttaACACTCAAATCGTTTCACTTGAGTTTGAGAATAAATGTATTACCAGATTGTTGACATGATCGAAAGGTCGAATGACTCTTCTAATTTAAACACAGattgtaaaatttataattaattataattaagcGTGTTTAATAGTAAAACATAGGGTTCTCTGGATTCTTGATCAGGCTCATATCAGCTTTggttcattaaaaaaatataaatatcaaataagatTTAGTGttaaaggtaacttttttacTCTTAACTCACCTGTACCTTGTACTCAAACTAACTTGTTGATCGTTAGAGTGTCTTTGCAAGTTCCCCACTCATCTCGATGAAAAGAAGAATCATTCTGAGAACATCGCGCCTGAAGacagaaaaacaaaaacagaagtATAATCTCAAACAAGAGGTTTGGCATGTTGCCGTGAAGTATATGCAATTGCATGGCATGCCACTTGGTGTGGGAACATGAAAGCTCATTATTAGCCAAATGCAAACAAGAGACACTTTCCCTCATGCTGGCCCATTTCACTATAAATGCCAACAATCTCCTGAATTTAGAGCACAATTCAACACACCCATCTTCCCATTTCAGATAATAGTACAATACCTTCTCATTCTGCACTCACAAACTTTGGCTTTCACTACCTCCATTTGCTGCTTTCTGCTTCTATTCATTAAGGGAAAAATGCTAGAAAGAGAAGCAGGTTTTGAGAGCTCCAAAATCTGCACTGAACCAAAACATCAAGCAACTGAGCTCAGAGTTCCAGTAATATACTACCTTTCCCGAAATGGCCAGCTTGAACATCCACATCTCATGGAGGTTCCAATCTCTTCTCCACGAGGAGTTCTATGTGTCAAAGGTAAATGCTACAGTACTGTAATGGAAAATAGAGATGCTAGCTACTGAATTTGAGTTATGCCCAGATAAAATTCACTGTTTCTCTTGTATGTTCACCCTGTCTTTCTGATCAGATGTGATAGATAGATTGAGTTTTCTCCGGGGACAAGGCATGACCAACATGTATTCTTGGTCTACAAAAAGGTATCTTTATTCTTTCTCTTCAGACCCAATTGCTTCACGTGTGTGTTATGATTAGATAGTTCTATTCTAAACCATAGTAGAACATAGAACATGGTATAAAGACATTATGCTAACGAGATCTTTCATTGTAGGAGTTACAAAAACGGGTTTGTGTGGCAAGATTTGTCTGAGAATGATTTGATTTACCCAAGTAGTGGTCATGAGTATGTTCTCAAAGGGACACAGATGATAGAAGCTTCTCTGAGCTTTCGATCCTGTGAGACAATATCGACATCAAGCTCCAAGAGTTCGACAGAAGCAAACAACTCTAGCATGGATGCAGATTCCCCTGCAACCATAAAGGGGAGAAGCCAATCATTGAACTCGTGTGATTACAAGTTTTATAAGGCAAAAACGTGCGAGGAGTTTGCAGGGAAAGGCACCAATGCATCAACTCAGACTGAGGAGAAGCGTAGGGAAAGGATAAAACGGGAGAAAGTTGAAGAGTGTGAAGGAAATGAAGGGTCTTCATCACGGTTTTCTAGTTCTAGTTTTGGTGCGTTGGAAGGGTCTTTGGAGGGTTACGGATCAGCAGATATCAGAAACCAGAGGGTTGAGAATGAACGTCCAAGTGGGAGGATCAAGGCTTCAGAAGTTCTCATGCAGTTCATCAGGTGTGGATGATGTCAAAGGTTCATGAATATTGTAGCTTGTAGTTACAAAAGAGGAACTATTGATCACTCTCTATGATATGATTATGCAGCTTTTATTCAGTTAGAAATGGAACAATAACTTGAGAGTTACATCTATCCCTTGTGTTGTCCTTTTAATCAAATTAGACATGTGATGAGATGAATTATTGCTCCTTGTATCTTTGTTGGCACCAAGTATTACTCCATGACCATTTGTCTAGAACAAAATTTGTTGGATTTGGTTGAAGCCAATACCCCGATGGAAAAATACTTAATCCAAGTCTTTTTGGTCTATCTGCTTTGGCTTTATTACTGTTGAAGGTAGTAAAGGAAGGGTTGGGTTGTGTAACTAAAACATCATTAGAAAGAAAACTTGTGAACTTGCAGTGAGATGTGGGTTTACAGCCCCACATTGAGAAGAATGAGTTGagtttactttaaaaaataattctaaattgTTTTAACTCCTTATGGTTTTGAATATCAGACACGTCACTAATATTATGACTAAAAAATTAGAATTAGATACTGTCATACGATAAGGCGTTCAGTGACATGCATGTTCAAAACGTGGCAAATCTATGAAATAAATATtgctaaaaatattaaatgggACACTATTTTGCATAGATACGTCAcgtataatttcaattttatttcctttgaaaagagtaaaatctgaaaattttaataagtgtattcattattaatttaaattaaataagatcattaaatattgtaattgaaattaatggtttatttacttttaataaatcacttaaaaattaatataaagcCCGTCTAGCTCAGTTGGTAGAGCGCAAGGCTCTTAACCTTGTGGTCGTGGgttcgagccccacggtgggcgtttttttttatatttatttctcaacttctaTTCTGCGCAATGTGGGACTAATACTCATTCTTTAACAAAGTATTCAATTTGGCtcacaaaggaaaaaaaaaactaaatgaattaattgtttttttctgCTACATGAATTATCTATAAAAGGGTTGGTGTTGTAgcatatatgattttttatatcAAGTGGATTAAAAGCAAATACTGTGTTTTCAATATCTTCCTCTCATCTCTTTCTTGTTGTGTCCCTATTTTGAAAGTTCCACTCAAAtctcttttcttttaaaaccaattctCTTACCATTAAAAGGTATCACAGTTTAGTTCAATGGATTTACCACATTCAAATcacaattttgtttgtttttaaaaaaagtacaaTCTATggcaaaatatatattatttaaaaaaattcaaattacaatctgtttataataatttattgatattttaaaaaaatcaatttcttaTTAATATAAAAGGAAAATGATATTTATCCTTATACTTTAAATACTATATATAATAAGTGAGTTTATTCAGTGTTTCATTAAAAAGCGTGATGATCTTAAATGAATTTGTACAGGTATGTAAACTCTAAAGACAGTGACGAATATGTGAAAACAGAAATGGTCCAACAATTGTAGTAAATGAAAATGATATTTTGGAATGAATAATGGAGAGAAAATGGCAATTGGTAGAACAACCAGAGAAAGAAATTGAAGAGGAAATTTTTAGTGTAGTGATTgtgacaataaaaaaaaatttaggagAAATGttgacatattttattttcagttcttatatttaaaaattaccaCTAGCTAAAGtgatttaaaaagtaaaaaaaaaattaaaaaaaataattgaaagacCACAGACGAGGAAGTTTTGAATTGTTCATGACATGTCGATTTATGAGAGCGGTCTCATCTCATTGaactattttaatttctttttatagttttttttttttttttttttttttttttttacattctcTGATTCCCTTCACTCCacctatatatacatatatagatATTACACTCACGTATTCtgcttcctttttttttttctttcatcctTCATCCATATGCTTTACtacttcattcattcattcattcaacTTTTCTTACTGGGAAATTTGCACACACACAAACACTTTGATTCTTGTTTGGAGGGGTTGAAATCTGTGTGGTGATTAATGGGTTTTGTTCCCCTTTTCTGATTTTGGTGTTATTTTGTGTTGTGAACAAACACTGAATGGGTTCCATCAGAGGAatcaagaaaaggaagaaggctGATAACAAAGATGGCCAAGATGCCTCTGCCACCCCATTCGATTGGTGGCATCATTTCTCCCTCAGAATTTCAGGTACACTGCAATATCCTTTCTTCTGATTGGACATGTGTGTGTGATATTCTTTTACTTGCTTGTTGTTGTATATCAAAAAGggtagttattattattatgattatctAATGTAGGGCAAAAAGTTATGTGCTTTTTGGTAATGGGTAGGATTATAATGATTCAAGATTTGTTCTTCAAGCTTAATTCGTTAATATCTTTGTTTGCTTGACTTTCGTATTCATGTTGCTCTTATGGGACATACATCTTTGCTGAATTGCTTGATAAAGAAAGTGACCCCATGCCTTTGACCAAAATGTGTTTCTGACTAGGAATTTATTTCTTACTTAGGAACTTTAGTAGACTTCGGTTGTTATAATTTTGTTGAATCCTGATTGGTTATTGTATATCTGTTTGGCTAGTTGTTATTCTGTACCTTAACCTTCCAAATTGTGAAACTTCTACCACATAATTAGACCATTGGTGGGATTTTGTAGGTAAACACTGTGATTATTTTTGTTATCTTTACTTGCTGCAGTTTTCAGTTACATAACAATCTGGGTATGTTATGCATTGTTTTCACGTGAATTGTGCAGCTTCTTTATCTTGTTATGCATTGATGTCAGTCAACACTCATTTTGACTTTCAACCCGTTTCAAAAGATCTTTCTTCCTTTAATTTAGCTTTTCGTCTCTTAGCAATGTCTGCTTTTCGTCTCTTAGCAATGTCAGTCACATAATTTGCAATCTCATCTTTATACTAACTAATAATCAGATGCATGCACGGTGAGATTACTCAAGCCTGTTGTTAACATGGTACTTTCCAACTAATAAAACtatttatgaaatatatttttttcatgtgccTTATTAAATTGATTGAAGATGACAAAGGTATATAGATTCTGTGGAACTTCTTTTGTTAAATGTGAGATGAACTCTGAATAAATATTAGACTGGTGTGGATGGTATAGTAAAAGATTCAATTTTATGTGTTCAAAACCTTATAATCTGATTGACAGCAGAAGagattttgaaagaaaataaaatctgaAAAGCAGAGGCATGAAccctttttaagtttttttgaGTTGAACCCCCTTCAGTCAATTCCTTACTATACTGATTTTCTTAATCAAAATTCTGTCACATATAGCCATTAGGTTGTTCATAGTTTGTGACATTTGTGTTTTGTGACTTGAGTAGATTTCCTTGTATCAGAAAAGAAGGATTTTTCTGACAGCTTTCAGAGAAACTGACCTCAAACCATCCCAGTTACATAGAATTTGCACATATATTTCTAATTTGATTGTCCCTGTTATATAAAGAAGATTGTTTCTGCCATTGCTTCTCCTGGCATGTGGGCTAACTTCCTTTCATGTTATTTAACATGCTAAACTTACTCGTAATATATTATTGTGAAATTCAACACCCATCTTCATGATATGCTCATGCTTTATTTACCAATTTTAGGACCTTTGGCCCAATCTAAAAACATAGAGAAATTTGAGTCAGTTTTCAAGATCTCAAGGAAGACCTTCAACTATATATGTTTTCTTGTGGGAGAAGACCTGCTGGCCAGAGCCTCAAATTTTGTTGATTTAAATGGCAAACGTTTGTCTCTAAATGACCAAGTGGCTATAGCTCTTAGAAGGCTCAGCTCTGGTGAGTCATTGTCAACCATTGGCGACTCATTTCGGATGAATCAGTCCACTGTTTCCCAAGTAACATGGAAGTTTGTGGAAGCCATGGAAGAAAGAGGACTCCACCATCTTAGCTGGTCTTCAACTGAAACGGAAATGGAAGAGATAAAGTCTAAGTTTGAGAAGATAAGGGGTCTTTATAATTGTTGTGGTGCCATTGACAGCACACACATAATGATGACTCTGCCCTCTGTGGATGCTTTGAATAGTGTGTGGCTTGATCGTGACAAGAATTGCAGCATGGTCTTGCAAGCCATTGTGGATCCGGATCTGAGATTCCGTGACATAGTTACTGGATGGCCAGGAAGTATGAGTGATGAGCAAGTGCTTAGAAGTTCTTCTTTTTTCAAACTTGGGGAAGAAGGGCAAAGATTGAATGGTGGTAAGAAAGCACTTCCAGAGGGAACACTGGTAAGGGAATACATTATAGGGGACACAGGCTTCCCCCTTTTGCCATGGCTTCTCACACCTTACCAAGGTAAAGGACTCTCAAATGTTCAAGTTGAGTTTAACAAAAGGGTTGTTGAAACTCAAATGTTGGCCAAGAAAGCATTGGCTAGGCTGAAGGAGATGTGGAGGATAATCCAAGGTGTGATGTGGAAACCAGACAAGCACAAGTTACCAAGAATTATTCTTGTCTGCTGCATACTGCATAATATAGTTATTGACATGGAGGATGAAGTATTGGAAGCTATGCCCTCTTGCCACCAGCATGATTCCAGATATCAAGACCAAACTTGTGAATTTGTGGACAACACTGCCAACACTGTGAGAGAGAAGCTATCTCTCTACTTATCTGGGAAGCTGGATACTTGAAAGATCATTTCTTAGGATTGTTACAATTGAATTGGAATTATATAAAGATAGATTTATATTACCATCTTCATGTTATTGGTTGACAAGACAACTGACTTAGACACAAATAATTTTTAGCTGCCTCTGCTCTGCATCAGTATCTGCTAAAGGAGGAATATACTAATTCTAATTCTGGTTGAATGAGCTATTTTTCTTGGTAGTTCATTACctcttttgaaaacaagaagGAGTTAACTATGGCTTTGGTTGctcctttcttcatttttttggtCTTAGAGACATCAATCTTCTACAACTTTGGTGAGTTGACTACAACTCTAATGACACAAATTATGCAAGTTTTCTACTTGCAACTTGTGAATTAAATGAAAAACTTAATAATTATTTCTCTTTATTAAATGTGATAGGCAATACCCCGTTTGGAtagtgttataaaaaaaaaattattaaataaaaattaattttaataatcaaaataattagttattattagactattttataaactgaaaaaactattaatatttaaagtagtttctattattaataaaaaaataatatttaatcattagttactaaaattttaactattaactactttagattttaaattagtctctattaatcttagaaattaatttaaaatctaaaatattagtagttaaaatcttaataactagtttatataccaatttaaaaatattttataatttttaattaataataaaaatcactttatatatcaataattttttagtttttaaaataatatctaatttagttaatatagtaactaattgttttcatctttaaatttaattactatttaattattttgttgtaataatatataataattttttattaaatgaaaGTGTAATGCAAACTAATAAAACAATAGCtctaaaataataacaaaataatatggTGTGGtttgattttcaaatttatGCGCATGAAATAAAGTTTTAGgaaataatactttttaaaataaatttcaaagcATAGAAGGATTATATATCTTGAGTTCattccaaaaaataaataataccaaacttatagaaattaatattttaatatttagaatttaCAGTATTATATCATAATGGgtctatttctcttttttttttttataaaagtcaaTAATGTGACCTTATTAAAATTTGTGTACATCGGAAGA encodes the following:
- the LOC137829524 gene encoding protein SOSEKI 5-like, which codes for MLEREAGFESSKICTEPKHQATELRVPVIYYLSRNGQLEHPHLMEVPISSPRGVLCVKDVIDRLSFLRGQGMTNMYSWSTKRSYKNGFVWQDLSENDLIYPSSGHEYVLKGTQMIEASLSFRSCETISTSSSKSSTEANNSSMDADSPATIKGRSQSLNSCDYKFYKAKTCEEFAGKGTNASTQTEEKRRERIKREKVEECEGNEGSSSRFSSSSFGALEGSLEGYGSADIRNQRVENERPSGRIKASEVLMQFIRCG
- the LOC137828614 gene encoding protein ALP1-like: MGSIRGIKKRKKADNKDGQDASATPFDWWHHFSLRISGPLAQSKNIEKFESVFKISRKTFNYICFLVGEDLLARASNFVDLNGKRLSLNDQVAIALRRLSSGESLSTIGDSFRMNQSTVSQVTWKFVEAMEERGLHHLSWSSTETEMEEIKSKFEKIRGLYNCCGAIDSTHIMMTLPSVDALNSVWLDRDKNCSMVLQAIVDPDLRFRDIVTGWPGSMSDEQVLRSSSFFKLGEEGQRLNGGKKALPEGTLVREYIIGDTGFPLLPWLLTPYQGKGLSNVQVEFNKRVVETQMLAKKALARLKEMWRIIQGVMWKPDKHKLPRIILVCCILHNIVIDMEDEVLEAMPSCHQHDSRYQDQTCEFVDNTANTVREKLSLYLSGKLDT